The following is a genomic window from Maledivibacter sp..
ATAGCTAAAAAAGAAAATATAGAACTATTGGGCATAGAACCGGAAGCTATTAATTATAAACAATTTAGAGATTTAGATAATATGGTGTCAGCTAAGCTTACTTGTACAACCAAAATAGTTGAACAGTTAAGAACCATAAAAACACCTAAGGAAGTGGAGTATATAAAGAGAGCATGTGAGATAGGTGATAAAGCTTTCGAGAGAATATTGAATGATATTAAAGTAGGAGTTACAGAAAAGGAACTATCTGCAAAGCTAGCTTATTATTTAAAAATGGAGGGGTCAGATGCTAGGGGCTATGAAAATATTCTAGTATCAGGTAAAAGAACATCCCTTCTACATGGCATCCCATCGGATAAGAAAGTGGAATATGGAGATTTTGTTTTGATGGATTTCGGAGCAGGATATAATGGCTATTTATCGGATATGACTAGAACCGTTGTACTTGGGAAAGCAAATGAGAAACAAAAAGAAATATATGATATTGAGAAAAGATCCGGGGAAGAAGCAATCAGTGCCATAAAAGCAAAAAAATCTACAAAGGAAATATACTATGCTTCTTTGAAAGCAATGGAAAAAACAGAATATATAAAATATCATTATGGGAGTATTGGACATGGTGTAGGTTTGGCAGTTCATGAAGAACCCTATATAAGTCCACTATGTGAATACATACTTGAAGAAAACAATGTTATAACCATAGAACCAGGTATATATATTCCTGGGTGGGGAGGAGTGAGGATCGAGGAACAAGTTTTGGTTACTAAAGAGGGTTGTGAGATTTTAACAAATTCACCAAAGCAATTGATCGAGATTTAAAACTCATAATGTAGACATAAGGAATGTAGAACGAATCTTAGAAATAATATTGTACTAGGGAGGTGTAATAAAAATTTTATAGAGACTTTATTGTATATGAATAAGATAAACAGAAATTGAGGAGGAAAATAAATGAAAAATATAGGGAGAATATGTGCATATCTTTTAATTTTTATTTTAGTATTTAGTTTGATAGGATGTAAATCGAAGGATACACAACCAACTAATAATGCTGATGCAAATATAGAAAATTCAGCAGAAAATTCAGCAGAGAAGAAAATATTGAGGTACTCATTAAGAGCCGATACTCCTACATTAGACCCACAAATGGCAAATGCTGTACCTACTGCAACAATAGGGGCTCAAATATTTGAAGGCTTAGTAAGAAGTTATGGTGGTGAAATTTTACCGGGGATAGCAGAAAAATGGGAAATTTCAGAGGATGGATTGACCTATACTTTTCATTTAAGAGATGCAAAGTGGAGTGATGGAAAGCCTGTAACAGCTCAGGACTTTGAATATGGGATGAAAAGATTAATGAATCCAGATACAGGAAGCCCTTATTCATTTTTAGGATACGTAATTAAAAACGCCGCTAAAGTGAATTCTAGAGAATTAGCTCTTGATGAAA
Proteins encoded in this region:
- a CDS encoding Xaa-Pro peptidase family protein, yielding MIDKFINEFKKNNIDGMLISNPHNVRYLSGYKGDDSYLLMTEKAKYLITDARYTEQAAEECPGFEIIDWKIVGGKLSTAIDHIAKKENIELLGIEPEAINYKQFRDLDNMVSAKLTCTTKIVEQLRTIKTPKEVEYIKRACEIGDKAFERILNDIKVGVTEKELSAKLAYYLKMEGSDARGYENILVSGKRTSLLHGIPSDKKVEYGDFVLMDFGAGYNGYLSDMTRTVVLGKANEKQKEIYDIEKRSGEEAISAIKAKKSTKEIYYASLKAMEKTEYIKYHYGSIGHGVGLAVHEEPYISPLCEYILEENNVITIEPGIYIPGWGGVRIEEQVLVTKEGCEILTNSPKQLIEI